ATGCGCCTGCGCGTTCACCCCCGGGCCCCAGTTCACCGCGGGCACGGAGAGCGCGGCGAAACGCGCGACATCGGTCCACGCCTGCTTCGCCTCCACGCCGGCCACGCCCGCCTCGCGCAGCGCGACCACGAGCGGGTGCGACGCGTGCGGCGGCGCCGACGGGGAGAGATCGGTCCACTCGATCCGCGCGCGGTTGGCAACGAGCGCCTCGATGTCGCCTTGCGCCTCGGCGATCGAGGTGTCGGGCGAGAAGCGGTGGTTCAGGTTGAGCGTGAACACGTCGGGGATGACGTTCCGCCCGCGGCCGCCCTCCGCGAGGGTCACGGACGTGACCGTGCGGTACGTCAGCCCGTCGAGGACCACGGTGCGCGGCTCACGCGCGCCGAGCTCCGCGAGGAACGGCCCGGCCTTGTGGATGGCGTTTTCGCCTTGCCACGGCCGCGCGCTGTGCGCCGTGCGCCCCTCGAACGTGAGCCGCGCGTGGATCGAGCCCGACGCGCCGAGGCTGAGCTTGTTGTCGGAGGGCTCCATGCAGACGGCGAGGTCCACGGCCGTCGCCTCGGGATCGTCCGCGAGGACCCGGCCGAGCTCGTTGTCCGCGTACGGCCCCTCCTCGCGTGCGTAGAAGATCAACGTGAGATCGCAGCCCGCGATCTCGCGCGCCCCGTGCTCCAGCAGATCGAGCATGAGCGCGAGGCCCGACTTCATGTCGGAGGCGCCGGGGCCGTAGAGCTTGTCGCCCTCCACGCGTGGCGGCCCCTCGTGTGTCGTGCGCACGACGTCGAGGTGACCCACGAGCGCGACACGCGGGCCACCCGTGCCACGCGTGACGGGCACGACGATGGAGTCGCCATGCCGGCGCGGCGGCGCCGCGAGCGGCGCGCGGGAGACGCGCTCCAGGACCGCGTCGGCGATCGAGCGCTCCTCGCCCGTCGGCGAGGGGATGTTGCAGAGCCAGAGGAGCGTCTCGACGAGCCGCGCTTCGAGCTCGCTCATACCGGCACCGCGAAGTCCCGGAGCGCGGCGTTGAGCGAGACCTTGCGATCGGTGGACTCGCTTCTCTTGCCGATGATGAGCGCGCAAGGCACGCCGAACTCGCCCGCGGGGAACCTCTTCGGCCGCATGCCCGGGATGACGACGCTGCGCGCGGGCACGCGGCCGCGGTGCTCGACGACCTCGGATCCGGTGACGTCGAGGATCGCGGTCGACGCCGTGAGCACGACGCCCGCGCCGAGCACGGCCTCGCGCTCCACGATCACGCCCTCGACCACGATCACGCGCGAGCCGACGAACACGCCGTCCTCGATGATGACGGGCTGCGCGCTCGGCGGCTCGAGCACGCCGCCGATCCCGACGCCGCCCGCGAGGTGGCAGTCGCGGCCGATCTGCGCGCACGATCCCACGGTCGCCCACGTATCGACCATCGTCCCTGCGCCCACGCGCGCGCCGATGTTCACGTAACCCGGCATGAGGATCGCGCCCGGCTCGAGGAACGCGCCGTACCGCACCGCGCCCGGCGGCACGACCCGCACGCCCGCGGCCTCGAGGCCACGCTTGAGCGGGATCTTGTCGTGGAACTCGAGCGGCCCCGCCTCCATGACCGACATCTTCTGGACGGCGAAGTAGAGCAGGATGGCCTGCTTCACCCACGCATGTGTCACCCACTTGCCCTCGGAGACGGGCTCGGCGACGCGAAGCGCGCCACGATCGAGCGCGTCGATCGTCTCGAGGACGGCGCGCTCGTGCGCGGGATCTTTCAGCAACGAGCGGTCGGCGAAGGCGGCCGAGACGAGCGGCGCGAGGGAGTCGGCGAGGTTCGTCATTCCGGGCCAAATAGCACGGAATCAGCTCACCTCGCGCTCGCTCTCGATCGTCACCGTCCCTGCGGCAGCGTCGATCACGAGGCCGAGCTTGGCGCGGCGCGCGGCCACGCGCGCGATGTCGAGGGCGTTCGGCACCTCGCCCCGCGCCGTCACGTTCAGGACGAGCCGCGCCGGCGCGCCGTTCCGCGAAGACGGGCTCAGCCGAACCACGAGACCGCCCCCGGCCGAACGCGCGACGCCGAGCCGCGCCGCCACGGCCCCGCGGCGCGACGCGATCGGCGCGGCGAGCTCCACGAGCCCCCCGAGCACGTGCCGATCGGCCACGAGCCACGAGGGCCGCGGCGCCTCCACCACGATCCGCAGCGCGCCCTCCTCGGCGGCGCGATTGCCGCCGAACCGCTGCTCCAGGACGTCCACGAGATCGAGCTCCGTCGGCGTGGGCGAGACGGCGGCCGCGAAGAACTCCCCGAGGGCGAACGCGTCCCGCAGCTCCGCGCCGTGCTTGCGAACGGCGGCCTCGAGCGCGAGGCGTCGCCGCGCGTCGGAGAGCGGCCCCCCGTCGGCGAGCGCCGCGGCGAGGGCGGCGACACACGCGCCTGCGTGCGCGGCGAGGGCGCGGGCCTGATCCAGGGCCTCCTCGTCGGCAGAGAGCGACGCGACGAACGCTTGTTCGAGGCCGGCGAAGGCCTCGCGCAGCGCCTCGCACGCCGGGACCATCTCGGCCTTCGCCTGGGCGAGGGCGCGAGGCCCGATGCGGCGGGATCCGAGCAGATCGGAGAAACCTTCGAGCGCGGCGAGGCCCTCACGGACCGCGCCGCGCGCGATGGATAACGGACTCTCCGGGCAAACCGGAGGGGTCACGCGCGGGGCGAGACTTCGTACCCGGCGAAGAAATAGGCGATCTCGCGCGCCGCGGACTCGGGCTTGTCCGAGCCGTGCACCGCGTTCTCGCCGACGCTCGCGGCGTACAGCTTGCGGATCGTGCCTTCGGCCGCGTTCGCGGGGTTCGTCGCGCCGATGACCTCGCGGTACTTGGCGATCGCGTCCTCGCGCTCGAGGGCCATGACGACGATCGAGCTGCGCGACATGAACGTCGTGAGCTCGTCGAAGAAGCCGCGGCCTTTGTGCTCCGCGTAGAAGCCTTCGGCCTCGGCGCGGGTGAGGTGAATCCGCTTCATCGCGCGGATGATGAAGCCCTCCTGCTCGAGGCGGGCGATGATCGCGCCCGTGTGGTTCTTCTCGACCGCGTCGGGCTTGATGATGGAAAGGGTGCGCTCCAGAGCCATGAGGCGCCCCTACTAGAAGAAAGAGGGCGTGCGCGCAAGGAAAGCTCGCGCCGCGCCTCGCGATTGTCGGATCGAGGGAGGCAGACCGACACACGGCTCGGCTCGCCCCCGTGCTTTACCGCACGCCACGCGCCTGTCACACAAGGCTGCTAGAGGTGGGCCCACGCATGCCGACGAACGTTCTCATCGTCGAGGACGAGCGCGATCTCCAGCGCGTCCTGTCCTACAACTTCAAGAGTGCGGGGTTCGACGTCGTCTCCGCGATGAACGGCGAGACCGCGCTCCGCGCGGTGAAAGAAGAGCCGTTCGACCTCGTCATCCTCGACCTCATGCTGCCCGACATGCCGGGCACCGAGGTCTGCAAGCGCCTCAAGCAGAACCCGGAGACGGCGAGTATCCCCGTCATCATGGTCACGGCCCGAGGCGAAGAGGTGGATCGCGTCGTTGGCTTCGAGCTCGGCGCCGACGACTACGTGGTCAAACCCTTTTCCGTGCGCGAGCTCATCCTGCGAGCGAGAGCGATCCTGCGCCGCACCGAGGGCACGCCCGCCGAAGGCGCGAAGCTCGACTTCGGCGTCCTGCGCGTCGATCGCGCCGCGCACCGCGCCTGGGTGAACGGCGAGGAGATCACCTTCACCGCGCTCGAGTTCAAGCTGCTCGTCGTGCTCTTCGACCGCCGCGGGCGCGTCATGACCCGCGACGTCCTGCTCGACGAGGTCTGGGGCTCGCACGTCGACGTCACGACCCGCAACGTCGACACCCACGTCAAACGCGTGCGCGAAAAGCTCGGCGTCGCCGGTGACTACATCGAGACCGTACGCGGCGTCGGCTACCGCTTCCGCGCCGAGCCCGGCGAGCTCTCCCCGCCCCAGGACGGATGATCGGCCGCCTCGGCATCCGCGCGAAGCTCATCGCCGCGTCGGTCGTGCTCATGCTGATCGCGGGCTTCGCGATCGAGCGGCTCGGATCCCGCTCGCTCGAGGCGCTCATGATCGAGCGCACGATGGTGCAGCTCACGGGCGAGCTCCGCCTCGCCGAGGACATCGTACGCCGCCGCTGCGAGGCTTCGCCGTGCGCCGTGGGCGACACGCTCGACGAGCTCGCGGACGAGCTCGGCGCGCTCTCGGGCGGGCGCGTCACGCTCATCGCCCCGGGCGGCGTGGTCCTCGGTGACTCCGAGCTCGCGGCCGAGGAGCTCGCGCGCGTCGAGAACCACGGATCCCGCGAAGAGGTGATCGCCGCGCTCGCGACCGGCGCGGGCAGCTCGTCCCGCTACAGCGACACCCTCGATCAGCGCATGATCTACGCGGCGCGCCGCCACGCGACGCCGGAGCACGGCGTCGCCGTCGTGCGTATCGCCTTGCCGCTCACCGGCATCGACGACGCCCTCGGACGCGCGCGCCTCTTCCTGCTCGTGGGTGTCGCCGTCGCGATCGCCGCCGCCGTCGCGATGGCCGCGTTTGGCACGCACCTGCTCACGCGCCCCGTCCGCAGCTTGACCGAGGCCGCGCTCGCGATGGCCGGCGGCAACCTCGCGGTCCACGCGCCCGCGCAGGGGACCGACGAGACCGCGCAGCTCGGCCGCGCGCTGAACCGCCTCTCGAGCGAGCTGCTCTCGGCCATCGAGGAGCTGCGCGACGAGCGCGACCTGCTCGCCTCGATCCTCGACGGCATGAACGAAGGCGTGCTCGTCACCGACGGCGACGCGCGTATCGTCCTCGCGAACCGCGCCCTGCGCGGCATGACCCTCGTCGGCGAAGGCTCGCTCGGCAAGAGCGTCATCGAGGTCATCCGCAACGCCTCGCTCCAGGAGGCGCTCGATCGCGCGGACACGAGCAGCGAGGCCATCGTGCGCGAGGTCGAGCTCTCGGGCCTCATGCCGCGCAAGCTCCTCGTGCGTGTCTCCAAGCTCCCGAGCCGAAAGGACCGCGATCGCGGCGCGAACGATCGTGGCCTCATCGCCGTCTTCCACGACGTCACGGATCTGCGGCGCCTCGAGACGATCCGCACCGACTTCGTGGCGAACGTCTCGCACGAGCTCCGCACCCCGGTCACGGCCATCAGCACCGCGGCCGAGACGCTGCTCGCCGGCGCGCTCGGCGAGCCCGAGGAGGCCGCCGAGTTCGTCGACGTCATCGATCGTCACGCCAAGCGCCTCCGGCAGCTCGTCGACGACCTGCTCGATCTCTCGAAGATCGAGAGCAAGAACTACCGCCTGGTCCTCGTCGAGCAGGACGTGATCCCCGTCGTCGGCCATGTCGCGCGCCTGCTCGACGAGGCCGCGAAGCGCCGCAGGGTCGAGCTCCGCATCGAGCGCGCCGAGGGCCCGCTGCCTGCGCGCGTCGATCGCCGCGCCATGGAGCAGGTCCTCATGAACCTGCTCGACAACGCCACGAAATACGCCGGCGAGGGCGCGCACGTCACGGTCTCTGCGCAGGCGCGGGCCGGCGGCGGCGTGGAGATCCGCGTGATCGACGACGGCCCTGGCATCTCGCCGCAGCACCTCGGCCGCATCTTCGAGCGCTTTTATCGTGTCGACGCGGGCCGCTCGCGGGACCTCGGCGGCACGGGCCTCGGCCTCAGCATCGTCAAGCACCTCGTGGAGCTCATGAACGGCACGATCGACGTCGAGAGCACGCTCGGCAAAGGCTCGACGTTCACGGTGCGGCTCCCGCCCACGGGCGAGAGAGCCTCGCGCGACCGCGGCTAGAATCGTTCTCGCTTTCGCGGCGGCCCCCGGCTCTGGCACATTTCGATGATGCTGAGCCGTAGAAGCTTCCTTCGCGCGACCGTCGTCACCCTCGGCGCCGCCTTCGTACCTGGATGCGGCGACGACACCTCGACCACCCCGGGCCCTCGGGAGCTCGTCGACGGGAGAGCGTATTTCCCGCAATCCGTCGCATCGGGTGATCCGCGCCCCGGGAGCGTCGTCGTCTGGACCCGCGTCGCCGACGCCGAAAAGGCGGGCTGGGACCTCGACGTCGAGCTCGAGGTCGCGCGCGACGCTGCATTCACGCTTCCCGTGGGCGAGCCCATCCGGCTCCGCGCCCTCGCCGCCTACGACAACTGCGTCAAGGCGCGTATCGTCGGCGAGCCGGCCACGACGTATCACTATCGATTCATCTACGAGCGCGACGGCATTTCTTACGTATCTCGCGTCGGCCGCACGAAGACGGCGCCCGCGGAGGACGCCGACGTCCCGGTGCGCTTCGCGTTCGTCACCTGCCAGGACTTCGTCGGCCGTTATTACAACACGTTCCTCGCGCTCGCGACCGAGGAGATCGATTTCGTGGTGCACCTCGGCGATTACATCTACGAGACCACGGGCGACCCCTCCTTCCAGACGCCGGACGACGCCCGCAAGGTCGTCTTCCGTGATCCCGGCGCGGCGATCGCGCTCTCCGCGAATGGCGACGAGGCGTTCTACGCGGCTCGATCGCTCGACAATTACCGCGATCTCTACCGCACGTATCGCTCGGATCCGGCGCTCCAGGCCATTCACGAGCAGGTCCCGATGATCCCGACCTGGGACGATCACGAGTTCTCCAACGACTGCTGGGGCGCGAACGGCAATTACCTGAGCGGCCGCGCGAGCGAGCTCGACGTCTCGCGCCGCAAGGCCGCGAACCAGGCGTGGTTCGAATACCAGCCCGTCGATGACCCGGACGACCCCGCGTTCCAGTACGACCCCGCCGCCCCCTACCCGGGCGACATCCGCATCTATCGCGATTTCACGTACGGATCGCACGTCCACCTCGTCGTGACGGACCTCCGGAGCTACCGGCCCGATCACCTGATCCCCGAGGACGCCTTCCCCGGCGCGGTCCTCTTCGACGAGGCCACGCTCACCGCCTCCCCCTTTGGCCTACCCGGCCCCGCGGTCGCCACGCCGTACGTCGACATCGACACGCACGCCGGCGGCCAATACAAGGCCGTGCTCTCGCAGGTCGCGGCGGCCTCGGGGTATGACCCTGCGCGGATCACGGGCAACGTGAGCGTCGATTACATCAACGCCGTCGTCGCGCAGGTCAACGCCGGCCCGACGCCGCCCGAGCCGCCCCTCCTGCCCGTGGATCCCGCGGGCCGTCCGCGGGGCATCTCCTCTTTCGACCTCAACAAGGTGGGCTTCTACGCCCAGATCGGCGCGCGGTATTTCGTGCACAAGGACGCGTTCGACGTCATGAGCGCGCTCCGCTACGCCGCCGATGGCGCGACACAAAACGTCATGGGTGACG
This DNA window, taken from Polyangium spumosum, encodes the following:
- the dapE gene encoding succinyl-diaminopimelate desuccinylase, with the protein product MSELEARLVETLLWLCNIPSPTGEERSIADAVLERVSRAPLAAPPRRHGDSIVVPVTRGTGGPRVALVGHLDVVRTTHEGPPRVEGDKLYGPGASDMKSGLALMLDLLEHGAREIAGCDLTLIFYAREEGPYADNELGRVLADDPEATAVDLAVCMEPSDNKLSLGASGSIHARLTFEGRTAHSARPWQGENAIHKAGPFLAELGAREPRTVVLDGLTYRTVTSVTLAEGGRGRNVIPDVFTLNLNHRFSPDTSIAEAQGDIEALVANRARIEWTDLSPSAPPHASHPLVVALREAGVAGVEAKQAWTDVARFAALSVPAVNWGPGVNAQAHQRNEWTSIALLVAGRAILGRFFEAIGRR
- a CDS encoding 2,3,4,5-tetrahydropyridine-2,6-dicarboxylate N-succinyltransferase translates to MTNLADSLAPLVSAAFADRSLLKDPAHERAVLETIDALDRGALRVAEPVSEGKWVTHAWVKQAILLYFAVQKMSVMEAGPLEFHDKIPLKRGLEAAGVRVVPPGAVRYGAFLEPGAILMPGYVNIGARVGAGTMVDTWATVGSCAQIGRDCHLAGGVGIGGVLEPPSAQPVIIEDGVFVGSRVIVVEGVIVEREAVLGAGVVLTASTAILDVTGSEVVEHRGRVPARSVVIPGMRPKRFPAGEFGVPCALIIGKRSESTDRKVSLNAALRDFAVPV
- the ndk gene encoding nucleoside-diphosphate kinase, whose translation is MALERTLSIIKPDAVEKNHTGAIIARLEQEGFIIRAMKRIHLTRAEAEGFYAEHKGRGFFDELTTFMSRSSIVVMALEREDAIAKYREVIGATNPANAAEGTIRKLYAASVGENAVHGSDKPESAAREIAYFFAGYEVSPRA
- a CDS encoding response regulator; translated protein: MPTNVLIVEDERDLQRVLSYNFKSAGFDVVSAMNGETALRAVKEEPFDLVILDLMLPDMPGTEVCKRLKQNPETASIPVIMVTARGEEVDRVVGFELGADDYVVKPFSVRELILRARAILRRTEGTPAEGAKLDFGVLRVDRAAHRAWVNGEEITFTALEFKLLVVLFDRRGRVMTRDVLLDEVWGSHVDVTTRNVDTHVKRVREKLGVAGDYIETVRGVGYRFRAEPGELSPPQDG
- a CDS encoding HAMP domain-containing sensor histidine kinase, whose product is MIGRLGIRAKLIAASVVLMLIAGFAIERLGSRSLEALMIERTMVQLTGELRLAEDIVRRRCEASPCAVGDTLDELADELGALSGGRVTLIAPGGVVLGDSELAAEELARVENHGSREEVIAALATGAGSSSRYSDTLDQRMIYAARRHATPEHGVAVVRIALPLTGIDDALGRARLFLLVGVAVAIAAAVAMAAFGTHLLTRPVRSLTEAALAMAGGNLAVHAPAQGTDETAQLGRALNRLSSELLSAIEELRDERDLLASILDGMNEGVLVTDGDARIVLANRALRGMTLVGEGSLGKSVIEVIRNASLQEALDRADTSSEAIVREVELSGLMPRKLLVRVSKLPSRKDRDRGANDRGLIAVFHDVTDLRRLETIRTDFVANVSHELRTPVTAISTAAETLLAGALGEPEEAAEFVDVIDRHAKRLRQLVDDLLDLSKIESKNYRLVLVEQDVIPVVGHVARLLDEAAKRRRVELRIERAEGPLPARVDRRAMEQVLMNLLDNATKYAGEGAHVTVSAQARAGGGVEIRVIDDGPGISPQHLGRIFERFYRVDAGRSRDLGGTGLGLSIVKHLVELMNGTIDVESTLGKGSTFTVRLPPTGERASRDRG
- a CDS encoding alkaline phosphatase D family protein produces the protein MLSRRSFLRATVVTLGAAFVPGCGDDTSTTPGPRELVDGRAYFPQSVASGDPRPGSVVVWTRVADAEKAGWDLDVELEVARDAAFTLPVGEPIRLRALAAYDNCVKARIVGEPATTYHYRFIYERDGISYVSRVGRTKTAPAEDADVPVRFAFVTCQDFVGRYYNTFLALATEEIDFVVHLGDYIYETTGDPSFQTPDDARKVVFRDPGAAIALSANGDEAFYAARSLDNYRDLYRTYRSDPALQAIHEQVPMIPTWDDHEFSNDCWGANGNYLSGRASELDVSRRKAANQAWFEYQPVDDPDDPAFQYDPAAPYPGDIRIYRDFTYGSHVHLVVTDLRSYRPDHLIPEDAFPGAVLFDEATLTASPFGLPGPAVATPYVDIDTHAGGQYKAVLSQVAAASGYDPARITGNVSVDYINAVVAQVNAGPTPPEPPLLPVDPAGRPRGISSFDLNKVGFYAQIGARYFVHKDAFDVMSALRYAADGATQNVMGDAQEAWFLETLTGSGKTWKIWANEFNLVPVQVDLRQVAGIPANMQRRFYMGVEGWDGFPDKRSELLAKIGVLGNVVALTGDLHAFMAGTPWAAQDPTKKIVEFMTGAVSSTPFRDELASQVKSDPVLSQIPAAAVLALQIDELLLDTTTKINPHLAHAESSTHGYTIAEVSGAEMVVTMYSISGTEVTTSYAGKTADFMAKMQATRFKTVAGGSELFKEIDGAWKRWDPEMLVWA